The Calypte anna isolate BGI_N300 chromosome 1, bCalAnn1_v1.p, whole genome shotgun sequence region AAATGTCTTCTGTATTGCAGAAAGGGATATTACACAGTTCAATATATTAATAACTTGGATTCATTTGGATTTACACATTATATTTATTATGGCTAATACTGATGTAGCAAGCAaaatcatttgaaaaaaaatacaagtaacattttcattttgtttaaatatttaccaTTTCATATCAGTCTGATTATAAGTAGTTTAAGTTAGTTTATTGATACTTATATTCTACTAACATCTTTCCATATTTCTTCACATTCTGTGAGTCTCATTAGTGAAAATACCAGCTCtgtgtttgtggttttctgGTGTGGATTTTTTAAACAGGCCATACAGacttttcttaaatgttttatCTAGCAGAAGGGTTATAACTGGATCTAAACTACTTTTACTAGCTGCAAGACAAGTaaggaaatttttaatttctactaGATAGTTTAACCTTGGGCAGTCATTATATGTAAGCAGTACATTAAAAACTGGCCTAAATATATGATATGGAAGAAAGCATACAGTTAATATAAGCTGGATTACAagaatgtttcttttcactgttttataaattaaatgTCTTTCTCCAATACAGGTGTTTTTTTGTATGTTACTCAGATGTCTGGTAAGAGAATAGTAGGAAAACAAAACCGTCAGAAATGATGCAAAAAAAGATGAAGTGGCAACAGAAGCTGAAATCATTGTGGAAAATTGACCAGCTTCTACACTCATACTGTAGCATCTGTGATTTTCTTCCATAGCCCTTGCTTGGGCACTATATGCTATAGCTGTTACTGTTATGCAGACCACAATAAACCATATAATGATGCATAAATATTTAGCAAATTTTGGCTGACGAAACTTTCCAAGTACACATCTGTAAAAGTTGTCATTAGCTGCTTGAGAGTATTGTGTGTCtctgtttttcctcagtgttgcATACTGACTTAGAGCAATTGAACATAAAATTATGATGGTAACATACATACTGACATGCATAATTAGAGCACCAAGGTAATCTGCTATTGTACATGCTACAGAGTCATAAGGCCATTGGTACCCTCTTGCAAAATACACAGCCAGAAAAGGCATAGTGCTACATATGAGTAAATTTGCAGTGACAAGATTTACCAGGTAAATATACTGTGTTCTTTTTGTGGATGCTCGCCTTGAGAATATCCAGGCAGTGAGAATATTTCCAAAGCTTCCAGCAGGAAATAGGAAAGAGTAGATGACTGGTAGAGCTATGGTAGTAGCTGATGATGGCTGGAGAGAACACGTTGAATTTCTCATTTATGCTGAATGATAATGGTCAGAGCTgtaacagaattttaaaaattatatttccgTACCATGCACTTCACATCTCTTTTGCTCTTATTTTAACTGTTCCTTTGtctcccttttcatttttactaaCTGCTGTTCGTCCTCTGGGGTTATCATCTTGAGTTTGCATGAGGCTACTGTTTGGGTATTCTCTTCCACCGAGATTATGTGAAGAAAAGTTGGCTCATGTTAAACCTCAAAGATTTTACATGCATaaaatctaataaaataaatgaggaaACAGAAGGTTTAGACGGGTTCTGACAATAACTTGTGTGGTCTTAGCATCTGAAACCTACTTTGGAAACTCCCTCTAAACTATTTTAAGTTAAATAAGCAAAAGAAGTGCAAAGTACTACTTTAAttgcagaaatgcagagatATCCTATACCTCCATTTCAATCCAAATTAAACTGTGTATGATTCAGTAAGCTGGCTAGATGCACTTATTTTGTGCTGACATCTCTATCTTATGTTATTTTATTCAGAGCTCTGAACTTCCATGACATTTTGAACAATTCAGTCTGTACTTTAAAACATACAAAGTGGTTGTCTAAAACTGCcatgtatctttttttccaagtacaGTTTTCAACATTTCCTTAACGTCCATACTTCAAATAAGAAATCAAAGCTCTATACAATGAATGCATGTGAAAACTAGCATTTCAGCTCATTTCATTGTAATGAAGAGAAATTTTCTTGTTACGTGGACACTATTTAAGTGTAGTGTACGCTAGTTAGCTTTTGTTCCATATACAATCATACGTAAAAATAGTAGTATTTCAAAGTTACAGActgaaggtaatttttttgaaacagCTGTAAGCAAATGAACTTAGATACCAAGGAAAATTCTGTGTAGCTATGATAAAAAGCCCAGACAGCAAGCTGATTAAATAgcaaaaagttttaaaaatcatatttaaaattatgctaTAAGCCATGCTTGGCAAATTGCAAATTAAACTGACTTCTATAGTTATGGCATTTTAATGCATACTAAGTCCCATATGGATTGcattaaatgcttttattacAATGTGATTGTTGAATCACAAAGTAATCACTGAATCCAGTTGTTTAGAAGTCTAATGATCTTTTCTGTGTCAATGCCCAAATTTTGTCTGGTCAAACAAAGAAGTAGTAGTTTAAAGCTTACTTACACAAGATGCAGGCACCTTCCCTTGGAGAGAGGAAATTTTTCTGTCTGATGTCCTTTTTATATCCAGTGCTGCAATGGAAGGGATGATATTTGAATCTGGAAAGTACAGCTAAAAACAGAATCTCTCTGACATAAGTAGGTTTTCAGAATGTACACCTTTCTTTTACAGCGTCAAAAAGCAGTTAGACATTTAAAGTTCAGAATAGATGATGCTGTCTCTACAAAAAAGACTGAAGTTAGGCCAGGATGCAGCTCcattagagaaagaaaaagacagagatACTGTGGAAAACTGATTGTAACAGTCCTTTGGTCATATAGGCACAGAAACACCTAAGTTGCTTATATAGTGCTTCCCTCTTTTTGAGTGTGGAGAAGTTGTTAGTGTCTTTCACTTGAGGACTGCCCACTTTCTGGGGGCCgtggggggaaggaaagaaagaaaatttgtaatttcaatttcattcttttgttcttcagctCCACAGAGCTATCACAAAGCTGTCTATTCCTGAAGCCCACATGCAGTAATACCATATCCGTGGTTTCTTCACAAAGGAACACATCTCATAAATCTAGTCAGGTGATGGATTGTTTGGAAGCAAATTACAGCTGATGATTTCTAGGCATCAGTTGGGGAAAACTGACTCTGTGTccaagaagtatttttatagaAATCATCCAGAAGTGTGCAACTGGGTGATTACCTTCCTCCACAGGGAAGATTTGATCCAAGATCATCAAGCTCTCTTTAGGTCTGCAGAGGTTCAGAGCATTGAATTTCCTTCTGTCTGTTTCATTTGTGGTTGCCAGATATGACTTTTCAACAGTTTTAAGTTCCCTTATGAGAACAGAGGAGAAGGCCAGATAAAAACTTAAGCAATTTTGGTAACATTcttgttttgttagttttgttcTAGGTTTAAACATACACTATAAGAATCCACCTGAATAATCAactagcaattttttttcttcaatttcataattaattttgtattttttctgctaaGATGATGGACATATGTATTGGCCTTCTGTTTAGACTACATAGTTGATCTCATTTAAGATTAAATTTACGTGAGGGGAAACTTACTGTGGAGTATTATTAATTAGTTTGTAATGCTGTCATTAGTTTGTATGTACTTTAGTTCATGTTCCTGTAAATTTAGTTGTAcctctgcaggtttttttttccccattgtataattatcttaaaatttaaaagagtCTCCtatgaattaaatatttaatagtcTCTTAAGTAGTCATAGAAGCCCTTTTTACAGTAGTGTTGCATTCAGGTTTAGACACAAGAATGCATTAAAATGGAAAGTTCTTTTTACTGAGTAAACAGTCATCATTTTCAGTCAGACATCTATATCAGGAGATACAGAGCACCAGGGTTCCCCCTCTACCTTCTCATCAGCCTTCCATGCAGAGGTGACCCTGTTAGTAATGACCCAATGTGTGCACAGCTCTTCGCACAACTTGATAAAACGAGGATTTTAGCTATAGTcagtatatttatttaatattgtaAGAAATGTTCATCAAAGCAAAATCATCTAAGTTCACATTTAAATCTACTCTAGTTGAATCAAATACTATGCTGATATAGTGCAGATAAAATATTTGGCAGGTTTGAGCTGGGTCTGTGTTTGCAGTTCACTTTCgctcaatttttttaattgcccaTGTGCTTCAGCAAAATAGGACCAGAATGAAAGTtatgatgttttttctttctttttcttttaattttatttctcactttGCAGTACCACAACACACAATTAGCCATTTCTCTGccattttttgcctttatttgtGCTTTTCCCATTCTGTGTGGTTTGAATTCACCCCAGTTACGCTCGCTGTCACAGTGACTGTGAAGATCAGCTGTGCAAggatttttcctgccttttgccTCAATGGTGACATTGAGAATGGTGACAGCTTTGTAGCACCTGAGTTCTCTTTGATTCCACAGAATCCCTAGTAGTTTAGAATTTCTgtgaaggatggaaaaaaagatggcaGAATTTTCCCAGTGCTACAGAGAATATGTTGAAACTGCATTTTGGAATGATGGAGCATTATCAATgagttctttttctctgtgctttattTGTACTGTGCACCACAACTCCCTCCTCTCCACCCTGATTCTGAAAGTGCTTTCAGAGCAAGTATTAAACCAAACCATACATATGTGAATTTTCTAGCCCCAGGAGTAATGTGACTCAGTTGTTTATCAGTGATGTTAAATTGCACTCCTCTTTTATGGCTTTATTGGTTGATGTTGTGAAGGAAGTTTTCAtattgtgtttttaaaacaattgaTACACATCTGCCCTCATGAAAAATAGCCATTTGCAGGTTGAACCCATAATTACAGTCAATTTCAGTGTGAAAATGAAAGTTGATGTTGTGGTTTAACCCTGGTAGGCAGGTAAGCCCCACGCAGCTGctcgctccctccctcccagtgGGTTGGGGAAGAGAATCAGAAGGGTAAAAGTGCAAAAGCTTGTTTATGTATTCTGTCTCTTCCCCCTCCTGTACttgtggctgctctgctgatACTCATTTATGTTCCTTCTAACACGCTCTGGTCAAATCTGTTGCTGTCTCAAACCCTCTGAGCTCCACTTAGGGTGGCAAAAAGAGTCATGGCTTAATGCCAGTAGGCAGCTGCAGTACAAGCATCAGATAACTCACTCCCCCTTCCAGTGAGCTGGAGGAAAGAAGTGGCAGtgtaaatgtgaaaaaaaatcatagttcAAGGTTAAGAGAGTTTActaagctttaagaaaaaaagaaatcaaaggggaaaggagcagaACCCAAGAAAAAGAAGTGGTAAGAAAAGCCCAGCCTACTCACTCCCAGCTCACTAATGCCCAGCCAGTTCCTGAGAAACAGCAGCCCTGGCAAacttcctccccagcttttattgctgacCACAAGGTCCAATGTTATAGGATGTCCCTTCGGTcagttggggtcagctgtcctggctgtatcccctccccagctttctgtgCACCCCCAGCCTACTCCCTGGTGGGGCAGCttaagcagaaaaggccttgacgTGGTGCAAGCACTGCTTGGTAATAAGTAAAACATCCCTGTGTTACCAGCACGTGTTATCACAAATGCAAAACATAACCCACAAGCTACTGTGAAGATATTTAGCTCTAGCCTAGGCAAAACCAGTATAGGTGTTTACTCAAACCAGGTacattttaatgtctttatGATTCAAGTTATAAACTTGGTTCTGGgaaacatttgtatttcttgccctttgttttctgttaattttaagGAATATATGTATGACAATGTAGCTATTAATATATTTGTCAGGTTTAAAAGATGTAAAAGTAACTAGCCAGCATGTGTACTTCATATGCATTACATTAATAGTATTTATTCTAATGAAGAATATTCTCTTCTGTTTACATAGTAAAAAGAGGTGACATCGTGATGCGTCAGCTGAAACTTAAGGATATGTTGTAGATTTGAAAAATATGTGGAGCTGTGTGGTGAGTTAGCCATAACTCAcataaagaagaataaatagAGTTATTTTGACATTGACATTCAGATGAAGAGAACTAATTGCTGGAGTTGGCCCTGATAGTACTTGAGAAGCACTGCTAAGATAAAAACTAAGAGACACTATTAAGGTCACTAATTATATGGTTATTCAATATGTCACAGTATATCTTTCAGCAGACTTCCCAAGATTCTTCAGACCTGTTCGGTCTTCAGTAACATTGGTTTGCAGAGCCTGGCATTTTACACTCAGAGtcaggaaaactgcagaaacaatgtgaaaaaaaaaataatttgaaaaaataataaaggtaCATGCTTTTGGCTTTTGGTCAGTAATAACTGACCAGATCACTTTCTGAGACAACTGATACATCCAGCCTTTAACATCTTGAGGCAACTGATTTACCACTCTTGTGGAAATCCGTAAGTATTTTCACTTGGATGGTTGCTTTGTGGGGAtgtttttggttggttattttttttgttttaactgctACTGCCTTTATGTCACAGTGACAAAGAGCATGTAGctattcctcttctcttccatgtCCTAGCTATCATTATAGGTTTGTACTCCCTTTCAGCTTTTAATGTCTGTACTGAAGAgctgattttttaatgtattctgtGTAGAATATACACCATCTAAACTCTACAATAGCACAATCGTGACTTCTCAGTTTTTTCCTCCTACTTTTGATAGACTTTTATTGCTGTTGAGCAGAGAGTGATATCTTGAACATTTCTTAGGTTTGACTACCAAAATTGTGTTTGAACATTGTCTTCTGCTTACTCATTCCAGATTGTAGTGTTCATCAGATTTGTAAACATATGTACTGCAAAATTATTCTCCTGTTGTCTTCTTTATATTTAGTTGCTTACAAAATAATATAGTAACCAAGTAAATGTTGCATAATTTACAAAAGCATGCCCAGAATACTAAGGTGATCTGGTTTTTGTCTCATGGAACATGTTCCTATTTGCCTTTGGCTCTAAAAGTCAACTTTGTTTGTAGCATTTCAGACCTTGACTATTATTTGGATCTTCTGGTGAGATCTGAGTCTATTTTTGCCATTGTGCACTGTTCATGAACTGCAGTCCTGGTGTAAGAAAATTCTGATTTGAGCTGaatatttcccttttaaaaattttacaatTCAATTTTTTCTCAAGCCACACAGTGCCTTTTGTGTGCCACTGCTCTCTTTATCTGCCTCATCCCTGGCCTGATGATCAGTGTCAGTTAGATCAGCTACTTACAGTAGAAGAAATACAGGCAAAGGAAAGATTGAGAAAATATGTAGAAGTTTTGTGAAATGCTGGTTTATAAACTCCCCTAGATTTGTGAGAGTTGATGTAACAATGAGAATTATGCTGTGtaggaaagctgcagaggatAAGGAATAAGCTGTTCCTTGCATTGTACAAATACAGACCCAAGACAGTTCTTGCCTCAATGTACATACAATAAGATGACAGATAAAGGattgtggagaaaaaaatgcaattgttGTGAGAATCAACTAGAAATTATTGTAAGAATACCTTAAATAATTGTATGCTGACTTGCataagaaaaaatgcagtttccaTCATACCTGAAGACTATATGTTTGTAGGAATTTTGCTCTTGAATATTAAGAAGCCccattctttttttgtaaaaagaaaccaaaacaaaccattaAACCAGTAATTTAGTAATTGTAATTTGTTTACCATGGTAAACATTATATCCAGTTTTACCAAAGCTCAATTAAGTAAAATCACTTAAACTaagtatatgtgtgtgtgtgtgtgtgtgtgtatatatatatatatatatatgtatcagAGGTGAAGTTTTATGTTTTACTTTGTTCAACAGGTTTTATAAGTAGCTTCACTAAAGCCAGAATATTGTTCAGAATTAGTAAAAATCGCAAGTTTTGATACAGATTCAGCCTAAAAAGGCACATGATCCATCAGAGAAGTTACTGGTAGTCATATTAAAGTCAGCTTCTTTACATCAGCTTACTTGAGCAATTCTGCTTGTATGTTGATAAGAAAACCTTATTTTATAGAGCTTATACTATCTTAATGCTGACCTTTATGGCCAGTCATGTCAGACATTTAAGTTGTTCTTGCTATAGGTTCCTCTTTACTTACCTTTGGGTCAGACAAGCCCCACCTTCAGCCCCccctttttaaaacaatcttagcgtttgaaatttttgtttgtgCCTAAATACATAaacctgtttggttttgatCTGACAGTATAGTTGTACCTATTGGACATTGTTGTTATATTACTATTTACCTTGCATCAGCAAttactaaattattttaatcacaTGAAAAATCTGTGCCAAGAAGGAAGAGTGCAGCTGAAATGCATGGCTTGGGAATTCCGTAAGTAGATGAGTGACAGCCTGAGCTGATGTGTTAGGTGttcacaatattttttctattctgCTCTGTTTACTTAGTTATAtgagtttattttccttgttgAACTATTTTGTGTAGCTGCCATCACCCAGTGTGTCAATTTTAAGGAAATCTTAGGTAACTGAAAACACCCATATTTCATCTCTTCTcctttaatttctaattttttgaCCTTGACAttcattaaaatgttgaaatataCTAAAGGGCTTAGgagaatgaatatttttattttgctgttaatAAAGGTATCTTCTGTAACTAT contains the following coding sequences:
- the GPR82 gene encoding probable G-protein coupled receptor 82, yielding MRNSTCSLQPSSATTIALPVIYSFLFPAGSFGNILTAWIFSRRASTKRTQYIYLVNLVTANLLICSTMPFLAVYFARGYQWPYDSVACTIADYLGALIMHVSMYVTIIILCSIALSQYATLRKNRDTQYSQAANDNFYRCVLGKFRQPKFAKYLCIIIWFIVVCITVTAIAYSAQARAMEENHRCYSMSVEAGQFSTMISASVATSSFFASFLTVLFSYYSLTRHLSNIQKNTCIGERHLIYKTVKRNILVIQLILTVCFLPYHIFRPVFNVLLTYNDCPRLNYLVEIKNFLTCLAASKSSLDPVITLLLDKTFKKSLYGLFKKSTPENHKHRAGIFTNETHRM